The following is a genomic window from Myxocyprinus asiaticus isolate MX2 ecotype Aquarium Trade chromosome 38, UBuf_Myxa_2, whole genome shotgun sequence.
TCTATTTATCTGACAGTTATTTGCTATTGAGTTAatgggacagttcatccaaacatgaatattctgtaatttacttgccctcatgttgttccaaacctgtatgactttctatcttctttgGAAACTTCAATGAAAGTGGAAGGGGACTGAGgctttcagtccctaacattcttcctaacatatccttttgtgttctgcgtaagaaagaaagtcatacgggtttggaatgacacatgggtgagtaaatgttggcagaattttcatttttgggtgaactgtccctttaactcaaTAGCAGCGACTCTAAACTAATCCTACAAATTGTTGATGCTGGCTTGCAAGTGAACTTCTAAACTGTTGTAACCCTGAATCCAATGGGAGGAAGGGAGAAATATCCACAGCTCATAATCTTTGTCACGTGTCTACAACTGACTCCACCAGAGGCCTTTGGTAACACTGGGAACCAGCACCACCTCCCTCTTTTCAGAGCTCAGATCACATTGTAAATCCTACTCCAGAGCATTATTGCTCAGCTATGCACTAGAAATTAGGAGTTTCAAGCCATCCAGAACAATTCAGAGAGCCAGAACCATGACTCTCTTAACCGAGGACCAGCAGCCTTGCAGGTTCTCTGCACCAGACAGCCCGGTCACATCCATGGAACACTACCCAACTGATTTGGGACCAAAAGGGGACTATGTAGACACCATGAAACCAGCTGTGTTTGGAGCGGTGGAGCCTCCTAAGAGGTCCAGAGGAAGGCTTATCATGCATGGCATGGTCATGTTTGGAAGGGAATTTTGCTACGCTGTTGAGGCTGCATTTGTCACACCGGTGTTGCTGAGTGTTGGACTCCCAAAGCACCTGTACAGTCTGGTGTGGCTCATTAGCCCTGTTTTGGGCTTCATCCTGCAGCCTGTCATTGGTTCGGCAAGCGACTACTGTAGGTCCCCATGGGGTCGGAGGCGAGCATACATACTGTTACTGGGGATTATGATGTTAGTGGGCTTAACTTTATTTCTAAATGGCGATGCTGTGACATCAGGTAAGTGTTGCTGAATTGTCTAAGAAATGGAGTGTAAAATGGCCGTACACATCATGAAATGGATCTACTTTTGTATGTAGTGTACAGATTTAATTCTGTAAATTTAGGCAGGTAGTAGGGGATCTGCAATTACACAAAGTGGAATGTAATTCAAAAAGCAGTTAGTACATTATACCAGCTTTACTGGGACTGTGGAAAATGTCATTGATATGAATGGAAATTATAGGCAAAGAAGGAAACCAGACATGGGAACAGcaaattatttagatttttttgtttccTATTGTGTGTTCATATTATATCAAATTCCCTTTTCAAatggtaagaaaaaaaattagtCAAAACTAGTCATGTTCTGTTCAATGGAATTTTTCTGAATATTTCTCAGAACTgggtgctgtttttgtttttaattcataTTATACTCCCAATTgaacagtcattaaaaaaaaaatcacagctcTGCTTTGCATTTTTAGCCTATTCAACCATATTTCCAATTCAGTTTTCCCATACTAGAATGGGAAATACACTGTGTGTGTACAGTGGCAAGtctataatttttactatttttattactGGGCATTTGCTTATTTTACTAAGCATGCacatttaaaattctgaaaaaaaaaaaaaaaaaaaaaactctaaaactTGTTTTATTTCTACAATTAGGTGCCTCAAAGACTTggaaacatctgaaaaataatactcaaattAGCAGCAAGCTTACTCTGTTATATTTTGTTGTGaaagtcttttctttctttcactgtGGCCTAACTTGAAGTTTTCAAATGAAGAGATCATTATTCAGTAGCATTTCTTTGTAACAGACATTATTGCGtgtgttgcatgcatttgttaaCTAAGcttatgctgttttttcagcCGCAGTACAGGACAGAGATATGAAAAGGACATGGGCCATTGTGGTCGTCATGTTTGGGGTGGTGATGTTTGATTTTGCAGCAGACTTCATTGATGGGCCCATTAAAGCCTATTTGTTTGATGTGTGTTCTCATCGGGACAAAGAGAGAGGTCTACATTATCATGCCTTACTCACAGGTAAGCAGTAACAATACTTCACTTCAATACTATCATACTTGTATATAAACGAACCATATGATTCTTTATTGATGTTGCATTTTTGGTGCTTTGCAAGGCAAAACAAAAAGACGTTAAAATGCTTTAGAGATAATACAGTGGAAAATGTGAGTTTAAAACACAAGATTCAAAGTCTCAAGAGCTTTACAGTTACCTTGACATCTCCATTATGAACAGCACCTCTTTAtacttttctctttctctgttgcTGTGGAGATGTTCTGAAGCATTATGCTTTCATGTTATGTCAGTTTGATGTAaccctcttaaagggatagttcaaccaaaaaatgaaaattctctcatcatttactcacccttatgtcatctaagaagtgcatgactttcttctgctgaacacaaatgaagatttttagaagaatatctcagctctgtaggtccatacaatgcaagtgaatggtgatcaggccatTGAAGctgcatataagtaatccatcagactccagtggtttaatcaatgtcttctaaagtgatccagttggttttgggtgaaaattgACCATAATATAACTCCTTTCTCACTGTACATCTCGCCATTGCAGTCTAGGCACAATTATGATTTCAAGGTCGATTATATTTCCTAGTGTTTGAttcatgcgcagagcgctagatgacgCTATAGgaattgtaatcgagcttgaaattatgatcgccaatgagactgaaatggcaagatgtacagtgaaaaaggaattttTTCTTGAGGGTCTAAAAGGGTCCTAtctgtttatatatgttttatagATTGACAATAATTAGAGATTGTTCTTAAAAAGCTGACATGATTTGTTTCAAACCATTTTTCCATAGGCCCATTTTAAGGGTTTGTAGCAGATTATTTTGACTGAATTCCAGAtgcttgtgtgaaattagttggCACCGTGGCAACAGCTTGTTTCCTGTTTCACCATCTGTAACATGGTCTGTAAGGTGCTTTGGTGCCGCCTCGCTTTTGTAACTAAACATCCTGCTGTCTGTATAGCAGCATTAAAGCCTTCTGAGAGATTTTGTTGCGTTAAAAATTCATCAGAAAATACTTTGCTTCCTATATTAAATCCTCTAAACTGTCAGCAAAGTCTGTTTACTGGTTGAAATCTTGAGATCTTTGGAGTATTGTGCTTCCTTGCATTTCATCACTTTGGCAGTTTTTCCCTACCTTGCCATGTGTACCCCACAACCCCATCAGGAAGGCTCAAGTATCCATACATAGACACCAAAATGTCCTTGTTATGTATGTAAGATTAAGTCCTTAACGTTTGGGGAaagttgttattttatttaattattgcattGAGATTTGCATTGAGTTCAGTATTTGCATTTCCCATGCATTTGCATGcattttgacaaatttaaaatctggttttgtatttgtttaatcTGTGTTTGTAATTTTATAACTTCATTTGATTGGTATTGACTctgtgcatttaaacatgatGAAGGAAACTAGAGCAAAGTGTTGTATTGTTGTGAACAAGAGAGAAGTGCGAGTGAGGTGAGTAAAGACCATCAATTCTAGTCACTTTTACTATTCGGTGACTTGTAACTCCCTATCACAAGAGACAGGatgttatttaatgtttaatgtttatttaactcaaatttttaataatttaaatcattttaatttattgtactaGTGTCATTTCCTCATATCCCAGAGCTGCATcttaaacatctttgacaaaaataagagctaaataatacaataaaaaaaaaattatattcttaagTGTATTTCTAAATAGCATGTATTCTTTTAtggtaattttgtaattttaacactgatagtggaggttttttgtgtcCCTTGAATTGATTGTCCACCCTGATATGTAATGATTCTATGACTTAATACTTATTAATACTTAATTTGTTATAATAAGTAGTTTAGCTTGTCCTGTATGATTTATAAAATCTGCCTTTAACGAGGAAGCATAAAGATACCTATAAAAGCATGTTTCATTTTTCCAAATTGTTGGCAAAAATGTTCTGCATATATTTTCTGTGCCATCCACTCAAGTTTGTAAAAATTGCACACATTacttacattattttgttttactgaaaagaaaaacatgagattgtcaatattagttatttgatAACTTATgttattgacagccctaatttttattaagttttaattcacccaaaaatttaaattatgtcgtGATTTATGACCTCATACCGTTTCagtattagggactgacagcatCAGTAaccaccattaactttcattgtatggaaaaaaagatgcaatggtaATTAATAGTGACTGatgctgtcagtccctaatattcttcctaacatcttttgtgttccacggaaaaaagaaagtcataaaggtttagaacaacatgtaaatgatgacagaattttcatttttgggtgaactatccctttaacaaagcaaaatcaaaatcTTTCCATGGATCTCCTGGTTGGAAATTACTGATCTAAGATTACAATCAAAATCTCTTTAGAAAAAGAGTTAAAACAAGTGATCAGATGCAAGTCAGACTACTAGAGGCATGTGTGCAGTCATTTTCTGGTGCAAAACATCTACAACACAAAAGACATCTGTATATTTCCAGGAGCTTCTCACTCACTGCTCTTTAGGAAGTGTGGAAGACCATTAACTATGTTGTGCTTTGGCAATGAATAATTAATTACACAAAGTGAAGCCATTTAATTACCAGATACCAAAATGTTATGCAATTTTACACACTGCTACCATCACAGAAAACAACCTGAGCTTGTAAGACATTCCTGAGGTGTATTATACAGCTGTAAATTCATTAATAGGAAAACTTGGCTGTGAATGCATCATGTTCTGATTTTAGGCAACTGCTCAGGGTTCTTAGGCACTGAGTGTTCCGTCTGCACTCAGGTTGTTCTAATCCAGCACAGCCCCAGTCATGTGCTGAGATCATGGGTTGAAGCTGAGAGCATCAGAGGCACATGACTTTATAGCTGCTGTGACTCAGAGATGGGTGTGTGTGCATGACCGTGCCTACTgagtgtgtttatttttgtttgttttggtttggttATTTCTCATGCacattatttacattataaaGGTTACTGTTACTGATGTAAATGGCATAACAAGAGCTAATGAATGTCAATTCTTTCCCAAAACAACAActaacacttaaagggatagttcacccaaaaatgttctgtcattatttactcaatctcatgttgATCCAAAGCTGTATGAcattccttctgtggaacacaaagggatatgttaggcagaatgttagcctaagtcaacattcccatccatccatccatcaatccatccatccatccatccatcctatatATTCAAAtcacaaacaattataaaaatcATGGAAGTTCTTTGGTCAAAAGGAGTGCAAAGCTTGTTGAGAGAAGCCACTTGGTTTACACACAGAACATTAGTTATCTATGATTTTCTGCTTGTGAATCTCAAAGCAATCTGTTGTGCTGTGTTGCAGGTCTTGGTGGAGCTTTTGGCTATCTGATTGGAGCCATGGACTGGGGTCACTCAGCTTTAGGTGTCGTGCTAGGCTCAGAGTACCAAGTCAtctatttcttttcatcactgaccTGGGGCGTCTTTCTCACCATACACCTTTTTAGCATCCCAGAAATACCACTGAGCAAAGATCACAGTTCAGACTCCCCCAACTCTCTGCTCCTGGAAATCCCACAAAATAACGGCTACGGTGCAGTGCCCAAAGAACCACTACTCTTGCCCGAATTGAGGCAGCGCTCCTTCTCCGCACTCAGTGAAGCGAATGCAGTTACACCTAGTGCCAAGCAGCCGAACAGCGAGGTTGGTCATTTGTGCTACTGTACCTTGGTCCCTTTTATGTGGCTTTAATTCTTAGCACCCAGTTTCCCTCTTGTTTTAATGACCTGTTTCAAACCATGGAATGTCCGCTTTTGTGTACTGTAATTGGGCTGGATATTGCAGATGCCTCATAGAGAAACAATTCCTCATTTGGCAGATAATGAATATGAGCACATgctcttcattaaaaataaaacaataaattgcATATTAAGAGGTCTTTGTGATTATTCTACTTTATGATTATTCATCATGGCCATATTGTGTGTGAATGTTCACTCATGATAAACATCATTATGAGTCCTCAGTGTGAAAAATGTACATGGCTCTCAAAATTCTTACTGTATTCTCTCAGTTAATTCAGTATTGTGTCAGTTTCAATTCTACCATCAAGAGTAGTTATATAAAATATCACAAATGACAGCTTGGGCAATGGATTTAAGACAGGTTAGTCACTTTTAGACATGTAAAAAAATATCATCAGGGTGTCTCAAATCCTGTCCCAAAGCATCATTAAATTCCCCCTCTGAATCATAAATTTGGACATGTTCCTTGTGAAACCTTCACTAACTGCTCCTTAACTTAACCCACCATCTAATTTGTCATGCCAGTGAGTCACACAAAATGCTGCTAATGCAACTCCTTTTTAGGTCTGTAGCTTTCCAAGATGTAGTCATGTCAAATGTACTTTGCCACCAGACTTTTTCTGGTCTGCCATTTTACTTTCTTTTAAATGTGTAATCTTTTGTAAGACCAGTCAACAAACTTTGTAACAGCAGTAAGCAATTATGGCATTTACATGCATAAGTATATTCCAATATTAATTGGCATGTGGTTATTGCTGTTACTGTTATTGTTTTAggattttctatttttattttcccttttctccccaatttggaatgcccaatccccaatgcactctaagtcttcatggtggcgtagtgactcacctcagtccgggtggtggaggacgaatctcagttgcctccatgtctgagaccgtcaatccacacatcttatcatgtggcttgttgagcacgttaccccGGAGacttagcacgtgtggaggcttcacgctattctccacgcacaactcaccatgcgccccaccgagagcgagaaccacacattatagcgaccacgaggaggttaccccatgtgactctaccctccctagcaaccaggccaatttggttgcttaggagacctggctggagtcactcagcacgccctggattcgaactcgcgactccaggggtggtagtcagcatcaatactcgctgagctacccaggccccagtattttaggattttaaaatgtgaatttcTGTAGATATAGGTCAATGTAATATTCTGATTACATAGGtactttttaaatgcattaaccCATTGCCATAACCCAAATAAGGCAATATTACGATTACAAAAAAactgaatatattattttataatcataCAAGATTATGAATATTACAGGCTTATACATATAGTAATcaaaatttggaataattaatgtgatttatataatttatatatttatataatttatgtttCGTATATATGTCCAAATGAAAATTATTCTGAGTGCTACAAGGTACTGTCAGTTGTGAACGGACCTAGAACAATGATTAAAGTATTTGAATCTGAAATTTTTTAATTTGAAGTTCTAGACATGTGACATTTAACAAAACTGAAGATCTTTGTggtgtattaaatatatatatatatatacactaccgttcaaaagtttagggtcacttgcacacacacttttttcacattttagaataatagtaaagtcatcacaactatggaataatagaaatgtaaatatgggagttatgttgtgactaaaaaaatctaaaataaatcaaaactatgttacattttagcatcttcaaagtggccacactttgcctagaatttgcaaaaatgtacttcttgaggtatcaccctgggattctttttaaacggtattgaaggagttcccatctatatgctgggcacttagtggctgcttttcttaattattcagtccaaatcatccatttcaaaaaaaaaattttttttttaatacaattttagttttgtaattaaataaattaatatgttggcacaatcatatttttgtctacaaaactaatttcaaacatttaagcatacgccttcagatcaaaaggtttttaagatcatgagaaacatttcaggcaagtgtttcaaaacttttgaccagtagtgtgtgtgtgtgtgtgtgtgtgtatatatatatatacacacacaatgtatatatatatatatatatatatatacaggtgcatctcaataaattagaatgttgtggaaaagttcatttatttcagtaattcaactcaaattgtgaaacttgtgtattaaataaattcaatgcacacagactgaagtagtttaagtctttggttctttaaattgtgatgattttggctcacatttaacaaaaacccaccaattcactatctcagaaaattagaatacatcataagaccaataaaaaaaacatttttagtgaattgttggccttctggaaagtatgttcatttactgtatatgtactcaatacttggtaggggctccttttgctttaattactgcctcaattcggcgtggcatggaggtgatcagtttgtggcactgctgaggtggtatggaagcccaggtttctttgacagtggccttcagctcatcttgtttctcattttcctcttgacaataccccatagattctctatggggttcaggtctggtgagtttgctggccagtcaagcacaccaacaccatggtcatttaaccaacttttggtgcttttggcagtgtgggcaggtgccaaatcctgctggaaaatgaaatcagcatctttaaatagctggtcagcagaaggaagcatgaagtgctccaaaattacttggtaaacgggtgcagtgactttggttttcaaaaaacacaatggaccaacaccagcagatgacattgcaccccaaatcatcacagactgtggaaacttaacactggacttcaagcaacttgggctatgagcttctccacccttcctccagactctaggacc
Proteins encoded in this region:
- the LOC127428880 gene encoding membrane-associated transporter protein-like; its protein translation is MTLLTEDQQPCRFSAPDSPVTSMEHYPTDLGPKGDYVDTMKPAVFGAVEPPKRSRGRLIMHGMVMFGREFCYAVEAAFVTPVLLSVGLPKHLYSLVWLISPVLGFILQPVIGSASDYCRSPWGRRRAYILLLGIMMLVGLTLFLNGDAVTSAAVQDRDMKRTWAIVVVMFGVVMFDFAADFIDGPIKAYLFDVCSHRDKERGLHYHALLTGLGGAFGYLIGAMDWGHSALGVVLGSEYQVIYFFSSLTWGVFLTIHLFSIPEIPLSKDHSSDSPNSLLLEIPQNNGYGAVPKEPLLLPELRQRSFSALSEANAVTPSAKQPNSEVQKRMTMKSLLSAMISMPSHYRCLCMSHLLGWTAFLCNMLFFTDFMGQIVYKGNPYAEHNSTSYATYERGVEVGCWGLCINAVSSALYSYVQRLLLPYIGLKGLYFLGYFMFGLGTGLIGLFPNIVATLTLCSVFGVMSSTLYTIPFNLISEYHKEEEERRKLCSEDPAPEGRGIGMDCAALTCMVQLAQVIVGAGLGALVNLAGSVIVVVLSASTVSLIGCLFIAVFM